From a single Helicovermis profundi genomic region:
- the rplJ gene encoding 50S ribosomal protein L10, producing the protein MSTNLELKKQKVEEIKGKFENAQSAILVDYRGLSVEDANELRKQFREAGVEYKVYKNNFTKLAIKDTKFESLTVELTGPNAIAFGYNDPVVPAKIIKDFAKDHKALELKAGIIEGEYYDIDKIKVIADIPSREVLLAKLLGSFKAPISNFAYLLQNIIDKDNGSEAASAE; encoded by the coding sequence ATGTCAACTAACCTAGAACTCAAAAAACAAAAAGTTGAAGAGATTAAAGGTAAATTTGAAAATGCTCAATCAGCAATTCTTGTTGATTACAGAGGCTTGTCAGTTGAAGATGCTAACGAGTTAAGAAAACAATTTAGAGAAGCTGGTGTTGAGTATAAAGTTTACAAAAATAATTTTACTAAGTTAGCAATTAAAGATACAAAATTTGAATCTTTAACTGTTGAATTGACTGGACCGAATGCTATTGCTTTTGGTTATAATGATCCAGTGGTTCCAGCAAAAATTATAAAAGATTTTGCAAAAGATCATAAAGCTTTAGAATTAAAAGCGGGTATTATTGAAGGCGAGTATTACGACATTGATAAGATCAAAGTAATTGCAGATATTCCTTCAAGAGAAGTTCTTCTTGCTAAATTACTTGGTAGCTTTAAAGCGCCAATATCGAATTTTGCATACTTACTTCAAAATATTATCGATAAAGATAATGGTTCAGAAGCTGCAAGCGCAGAGTAA
- the rpmG gene encoding 50S ribosomal protein L33: protein MRVKITLACTECKQRNYDTTKNKRNNPDRIELKKYCKFCKTHTVHKETK, encoded by the coding sequence ATGAGAGTTAAAATTACATTAGCGTGTACTGAATGTAAACAAAGAAATTACGACACTACTAAGAATAAGAGAAATAACCCAGATAGAATCGAATTAAAAAAGTACTGTAAATTCTGTAAAACGCATACGGTTCATAAGGAAACTAAGTAA
- the secE gene encoding preprotein translocase subunit SecE: protein MATQSNAVKKEGGKFFKGIKSELKKVNWPNRKEVINNTVVVLTVCVLTSVAIGVLDLAFKTILKMFM from the coding sequence ATGGCTACTCAATCTAATGCAGTGAAAAAAGAAGGCGGAAAATTCTTTAAAGGTATTAAATCGGAGTTAAAAAAAGTTAATTGGCCTAATCGTAAAGAAGTGATAAATAATACTGTGGTTGTTTTAACAGTATGTGTTTTAACATCGGTTGCGATAGGTGTTTTAGACTTAGCGTTTAAAACAATTTTAAAAATGTTTATGTAA
- the rplA gene encoding 50S ribosomal protein L1, translating to MAKLGKRYEAALKLVDKNKSYDLEEAVSVIKKTASAKFDETIELHVKLGVDGRHADQQVRGAVVLPHGTGKTKRVLVVAKGEKALEAEKAGADFVGADDMIKKIQTENWFEFDVIVATPDMMGLVGRLGRVLGPKGLMPNPKSGTVTFDVEKAVNEIKAGKVEYRLDKTNIIHCSVGKASFDEEKLSDNIKIVMDAIVKARPVAAKGTYLRNVTLTSTMGPGLKLISTKF from the coding sequence ATGGCTAAATTAGGTAAGAGATATGAAGCAGCATTAAAACTAGTTGATAAGAATAAATCTTATGATCTTGAAGAAGCTGTTTCTGTAATTAAAAAAACAGCAAGCGCTAAATTTGATGAAACTATTGAACTTCATGTTAAACTTGGAGTTGATGGTAGACATGCAGATCAACAAGTTAGAGGCGCGGTAGTACTTCCTCATGGAACTGGTAAAACTAAAAGAGTTTTAGTAGTTGCTAAAGGAGAAAAAGCTTTAGAAGCTGAAAAGGCAGGCGCTGATTTTGTTGGTGCTGATGATATGATTAAAAAAATTCAAACTGAAAACTGGTTCGAATTTGATGTAATTGTTGCTACACCAGATATGATGGGATTAGTAGGAAGACTTGGCCGTGTACTTGGACCAAAAGGTTTAATGCCAAATCCAAAATCGGGAACTGTAACTTTTGATGTTGAAAAAGCAGTTAACGAAATTAAAGCTGGTAAAGTTGAATACAGGCTTGATAAAACTAATATTATTCATTGTTCGGTAGGTAAAGCTTCATTTGATGAAGAAAAATTATCAGACAATATTAAAATTGTTATGGATGCAATTGTTAAAGCTAGACCAGTTGCTGCAAAGGGTACTTATTTAAGAAATGTTACTCTTACAAGTACAATGGGTCCTGGACTTAAATTAATTTCAACAAAATTTTAG
- the tuf gene encoding elongation factor Tu produces the protein MAKQTFERNKPHVNIGTIGHVDHGKTTLTAAITKVLFDKYQLGEKVDFDNIDKAPEERERGITISTAHVEYETPKRHYAHVDCPGHADYVKNMITGAAQMDGSILVVSAADGPMPQTREHILLSRQVGVPYIVVFLNKCDMVDDEELLELVEMEIRELLDAYDFPGDDTPIVRGSALKALQGEPEWAEKIIELFEIIDEYVPEPERDTDKPFLMPVEDVFSITGRGTVATGRIERGIIKVSEEVELVGLAEEKRKVVVTGVEMFRKLLAEGRAGDNVGLLLRGIQRAEIERGQVLSKPGSVNPHTKFEAQVYVLKKEEGGRHTPFFNGYRPQFFFRTTDVTGAAQLPEGVEMCMPGDNIEMTIELISPIAIEEGLKFSIREGGRTVGAGSVIKIVE, from the coding sequence ATAGGACACGTAGATCACGGTAAAACAACATTAACAGCAGCAATAACAAAAGTATTATTTGATAAGTATCAATTAGGTGAAAAAGTAGATTTTGATAATATCGATAAAGCACCAGAAGAGAGAGAAAGAGGTATTACAATATCAACAGCTCACGTTGAGTATGAAACACCAAAGAGACACTACGCACACGTGGATTGCCCAGGCCATGCTGACTATGTAAAGAACATGATTACAGGAGCAGCACAAATGGATGGATCGATTTTAGTAGTATCAGCAGCAGATGGACCAATGCCTCAAACTAGAGAGCATATCTTATTATCAAGACAAGTTGGAGTACCATATATCGTAGTATTCTTAAACAAGTGTGATATGGTAGATGATGAAGAATTATTAGAGTTAGTAGAAATGGAAATCAGAGAATTATTAGATGCATATGATTTTCCAGGAGACGATACTCCAATCGTAAGAGGATCAGCTCTAAAAGCATTACAAGGCGAACCAGAATGGGCGGAAAAAATTATTGAATTATTTGAAATAATTGATGAGTATGTTCCAGAGCCAGAAAGAGATACAGATAAACCTTTCTTAATGCCAGTAGAAGACGTGTTCTCAATAACAGGAAGAGGAACAGTAGCTACAGGAAGAATAGAAAGAGGAATTATAAAAGTATCAGAAGAAGTAGAGTTAGTAGGACTTGCAGAAGAAAAAAGAAAAGTAGTAGTAACAGGCGTAGAAATGTTCAGAAAACTTCTAGCAGAAGGAAGAGCAGGAGATAACGTAGGATTATTACTAAGAGGAATTCAAAGAGCTGAAATTGAAAGAGGTCAAGTACTTTCAAAACCAGGTTCAGTAAATCCACATACAAAATTTGAAGCACAAGTATATGTATTAAAGAAAGAAGAAGGCGGAAGACATACACCATTCTTTAATGGATATAGACCACAATTTTTCTTTAGAACAACAGACGTAACAGGAGCAGCACAACTTCCAGAGGGAGTAGAAATGTGTATGCCTGGAGATAATATAGAAATGACAATCGAATTAATTTCACCAATCGCAATTGAAGAAGGCTTAAAATTCTCAATACGTGAAGGTGGAAGAACAGTAGGAGCTGGATCAGTAATAAAAATTGTTGAATAA
- the rplL gene encoding 50S ribosomal protein L7/L12, with product MTKEQIIEAIKGMTVLELNELVSACEEEFGVSASAPVMMAGAAGGAAVEEKTEFDVILSNAGAKKIGVIKAVREITALGLKEAKAVVDGAPTAVKEGVSKEEAEEVKAKLEAAGAAVEIK from the coding sequence ATGACTAAAGAACAAATTATTGAAGCTATAAAAGGTATGACTGTTTTAGAATTAAATGAATTAGTTAGTGCATGTGAAGAAGAATTTGGTGTTTCTGCATCTGCTCCTGTAATGATGGCTGGAGCTGCTGGCGGAGCTGCTGTTGAAGAAAAAACTGAATTTGATGTTATTTTATCAAACGCTGGAGCTAAGAAAATTGGAGTTATTAAAGCTGTAAGAGAAATTACTGCTTTAGGACTTAAAGAAGCAAAAGCAGTAGTTGATGGAGCACCAACTGCAGTTAAAGAAGGCGTTTCTAAAGAAGAAGCTGAAGAAGTTAAAGCTAAATTAGAAGCAGCTGGAGCAGCAGTAGAAATTAAGTAA
- the nusG gene encoding transcription termination/antitermination protein NusG, giving the protein MSENANWYVVHTYSGHENKVKANIEKIVENRGMEDVILEVSVPTEEVTEVKNGKKKTRQKKIFPGYVIVKMFMTDESWYIVRNTRGVTGFVGPGSKPIPLTNEEVRKMGIEKKILVIDIEINDSIRVISGPFETFVGHVEDINMERQSLKVLISMFGRETPVELEFSQVEKI; this is encoded by the coding sequence ATGTCTGAAAATGCTAATTGGTACGTTGTTCATACCTATTCGGGTCATGAAAATAAAGTAAAAGCAAATATAGAAAAAATCGTTGAAAATCGTGGTATGGAAGACGTTATACTCGAAGTCTCTGTTCCGACTGAAGAAGTAACTGAAGTTAAGAATGGGAAAAAGAAAACAAGGCAAAAAAAGATATTTCCTGGTTATGTTATTGTTAAAATGTTTATGACGGATGAATCTTGGTATATCGTAAGAAATACACGTGGAGTAACTGGTTTTGTAGGACCAGGTTCTAAGCCAATACCACTTACAAATGAAGAAGTTCGTAAAATGGGTATTGAAAAGAAAATTTTAGTCATAGATATTGAAATTAATGATAGCATTAGGGTTATTTCCGGTCCGTTTGAAACGTTTGTTGGACATGTTGAAGATATCAATATGGAAAGACAAAGTTTAAAAGTTTTAATTTCTATGTTTGGCAGGGAAACACCTGTTGAACTTGAGTTTTCACAAGTTGAAAAAATTTAA
- the rplK gene encoding 50S ribosomal protein L11 encodes MAKKVTGMIKLQIPAGKATPAPPVGPALGQHGVNIMQFCKEFNAKTSDQNGLIIPVVITVYQDRSYSFITKTPPAAVLIKKSIGLEKGSGEPNRNKVATISKEQIKEIAELKMPDLSAGSLEAAMSMIAGTARSMGVVVED; translated from the coding sequence ATGGCAAAGAAAGTTACTGGTATGATTAAATTGCAAATTCCTGCAGGCAAGGCAACTCCAGCGCCGCCAGTTGGTCCAGCATTAGGACAACACGGTGTTAATATTATGCAGTTCTGTAAAGAATTCAATGCAAAAACTTCAGATCAAAACGGATTGATTATTCCTGTTGTTATTACGGTATATCAAGATAGATCATATTCATTTATTACTAAAACTCCACCAGCTGCAGTTTTAATTAAAAAATCAATTGGTTTAGAAAAAGGTTCTGGAGAACCAAACAGAAACAAAGTTGCAACTATTTCGAAAGAACAAATTAAAGAAATTGCTGAGCTTAAAATGCCTGATTTATCAGCAGGTAGTTTAGAAGCTGCTATGAGTATGATAGCAGGAACAGCTAGAAGTATGGGAGTAGTCGTAGAAGACTAA